A region of the Yarrowia lipolytica chromosome 1C, complete sequence genome:
CAATTTGTGCCCCAGCCCCGGGTTGCGCCCCCCAGACGAACCCGACTCAATGAGTTTGCGCCGTATCCGACTTTCCGACACACTCCGGCTGTGCTCCAACGGCCCAACCAGCACCCGTATCTCACCCATCAACCGGCGCACTACACGCCCCATGGGATCGCGGCGTCCGGACCCAGCGGAGGACCCGGAGGACCCGCTCCTGGgcctggaggaggccccccaccagctccaccacagcagcaggtccagcagcagcaggtccAGCAGATGCCTGTGGCGTCGCAGAGCCCCGTGAGCCAGCATTTGGGCGGGGCCCCCGCAGGAACGCCTCCCCTGACCGCGGCCATGTCACCCGTGCCACGTCAGCAGCTCCCTCGggctcctcagcagcaagTGGGGACTCCTGGCGGCGCCGGGTTCTCAGCTGAGGTGGCAGTCGCCGTGGGGGCCCAGCAGTCGCCCGAGGGCCTGATGCACGGGACTCGGGCCACCCCGTCGCCCAACATGCGGGCGCTGTCCATGACGCCCCGGCGAGACTCGTTGCCCGGTAACACGAGCTCCGGGTCGGCCACCCCTCGACACTCGGCGTCCGCGCACAAGTCCGGCCGCATCTCCACGGCCATGCATCCGGACCCCAAGCAGCAGTACAAGACGGAGGAGTGCAACATTTGCGGCCGGCCATTCAAGGGTCCCAAGGCCAGTACgcacaagcagcagcacatTCGACGGCTGCATCCAGAGTCGTACATGCCCAAAAGAGGCGGCAAGAAAAAGGTGGATAATCGAGAAAACAGTGTGGAGAGCATGCCACCtagccagagccagagcccGCAGcagagtggtggaggagggttTTATTCGGGAGATTTGGCAAACGTGGCGAACGTGGCGAATGCAGCGATGCAATTTCCTCAGTAACCAACGGACCGTAGCGACGTTGTGTTACTGAAATGAAATATGAGATGACGAGTAACGCGAGTTATACCATGGAGTATGGTATAACGAGTAATACTAGTTGCATCATCATGTCTGATGGTTTTGATCAGCTTTTGGTTGCTTTGATCTGTGTGTCACTTTTGGTGATGTTCTTCACTCCACCAAAGTTACGTCTGGTTGATTGCAACCGCCTACATTAGTTATGACTTGTGCGGATCACCGCTCGCACAGGTACTGTAGACAAATAGGACTAATTTATATGTATAGTAGTAAGGAGATTGAAATGTAGGGTTGAGGCGAGTGGAAGGGGTGACTGATGGAATCAATTCGCGTTAAGGGAACAGATCTTGGTCGAAAAAGTGGGATAGTGAGTGCACCatttgtacgagtagtgtGACAGAGATGTGACGTGATGTGGAGCAAGTACTTCATTTTCAGAGCACGACAGCAGAAGATGAAACGAGGACAGCAAGCGGTTGGAGTGGTCTGAAAGGTCGATTCAACACTCGGTCTTCtaaatatttattttacaaagtacaagtacagttcGGCGCTAGGAAGTATCTACTGGACATATACGTTGGTGTACAGAAGTATCCATAGCGAAGAACGGTGGGGATCCTGAAGAAGTCGAACGACCAGCTCGTCAGATGctgttacaagtacagtcaACATTCCTTTTCTTGTTCCAAGACTTAGTCAGCGTTCTAACGGCAGTGTCCATTCTTAGATAGACAGACGCCGGAACCTCAGAACGACGCACTGGGGGATATGTGGTTGAATATCCGAAGATTACAATGATAATTCGTTTACCAGTCTCTTGGAATGACGGGTTTTGAAGTGTATTAGTCAACAAGTAGACTGTTTGTCTAAGACGGACGGAATAGCTACGAGCAGAATGGCTACGAGCAGAATGGCTACGAGCAGAACAGGGCTTCAATGGTGATAATGTAATGGAGATAATGGGAGTCTTAGTCCGTGCAGAAGCTGTTTATTTGACAAATATTTTGAACTCTCCAAACTTCCAACTTCTCTCAAACCGGCCGTAGATGCCATTGTCTCCACATAGAGCTCTGCAGCATGCTCCAAGACAGTCTCACATATCCTTTTCGTACCATGTCCACAGCCGTATCCGAACTTAAGAGCAGTTTATATCCCTCTACAGCTCTATTCAGAGTGACTCAGAGGGTTCAATCTATGTCGAGACGGTACTAGTGAGACAGGATACAGGGGTCTAAGCACATAATGTAGTGCCCCTGAGACCAATGCACTGCCTCAGTCAGCTCAATTGTCAACTCCAATCCTTTCAATCAACAGTTTAGTGATTGATATCTTACTGTATTGGTCCAACAGACAACTATCGAGACtcttacaagtaccggcTCCACAAAGAATGTTCTTATGTAGCCTACTTGCAGTAGAAAGCCAGATGAAGCTGTAGTATACCGGTTGATCAATGATTCGAAATGGGGTTGGTGCGCCGACTGATATCTTCTGTCGGTAAAATCACCACAACTTGGTTCCCTCTTGGCCCAACTTGCTTCTCAGATGCCGACGTCTTGAAGCAGTTGTGACTCAAGAAACAAATTGTGGCTACACTCCCTGGTCTTCTATACGAGTGCTTAGCCCTTCTGAGTCAAAGGCAGTACTCCCTCTTTTTGCAGATGGAAAACACCCAGGAGGGGACTGAAAACAATGTGTGGCAGAAAGTCATGCCATTAGCCGCACTTCAACCCCGCTTTTCATTTCAGCACATGCCATTGCTGATGAGACGCTATGCACCATTCCGTCTCCGTTCTCCTTTCTCTTTCTTGTGGCACctgtgtttgtttgtgtgttttttactgaggagcagatgcCATTGTTTGGGTTTGTCATTATCGGGAATCGGTGATGCCGGTGGTGAGTACGGACGGCGATGCTGAAGCTGGCTGGAGTTGGGGAAAGCTAGATGAGACTGAGACCGAGCCTGACATGTCTGGGGTGGATATTTTATCATGTTTTTTGTGAATATATCTGAATTGTGCACCACCTCTTTTTCCCTCAGCCAGATGAACGACTCCGTGGACCCTGCCCTGCCTTGCTTTTTCGTGGCCCTGCTTCTAGACCGCGGGATTTGAGTTGGGCGGTTTCGGCAGCACCCGCCCGAGATTTGGCCAACTGCACAAGTGATACTAAGAGGCGAATCAACTAATGAGTCGATTTTGCGCAGaatgcacttttcagaATTGCTGTTGACCTCGTCCTCACCGTTCTACAGCCGTCCCAAATCGCGCACCAAAGTTTTGCTTTTTCCAACTGAGCCGAATTTCAAGGTGCGCCAAAAAAGCAAACAAGACCCTACAAGAGAAATTGTTTGACAAGGTGTAATTGTAAATACGGCAGATCGTCGCTGAGACAGGCTACAAGCACGAGTCCAGCAATGGGAGAGATCTGAGGGACCGTGGGGCGCTATTGATGGTCGGTTAACAAGTGATTTCAGTGTACGTCCATGTTGCGCCTGTGTTCTCGCCTGTTCTCGCCTGTTTTCCACTAAAAGTCACACTAATGCCATGTTCATGGGTGCGTGGGCGTATAGACGGAAGTTGGCGGAAAGATGAGGACTGCACGTGTTGAAAACACCAACTACTCGCATAGTAGTTGAGAAAATCAGATTTCACAACACTTTCCAATGCCCCGAAGCCTTGAATATTACCTTGGACCCCACCCACCCACCCACTCTGAACCTTGCCAGCCTTGTTATCGTCATTATCGTGGTTGGAGAAGATACACTTTGTAGGAGGGATGGCACCGAAGAGCAGCTTTCGTGGCACGAATCGAAAGCCCACGGGCCATGTTGTTGAATCatgttgtttgtgtctgatAGTTTTGTTCCTGGTTCCGTTTATTCCGTGTGGACGACACATGGAGACAGATACATTATTGCACGGTAATAATACTGTGCTGATACTCGTACAGGGCTTGTCAGATGcagttacagtacagtgCCACTGCGGAACGAACATGGTCACTGCTCGAGGAGACATGTGGCACGGGGAACAAAGATTCTATTCACCCCTCTTCTGTTCACCATGTCCAAGTCGGTTTATATTCTCCGTGCAAAGTTTGACAGCGGGGAGTAGAAGGGAGGACTTCAGCAgacacagtatgtactgtacatacatgcATACGACTGGTTAGTTAGTGGGGGATATTGAGTTCGAACTTGTGGCGAAAGGTGTCTCGAGAGTCTCCAATTCGAGTTTCCGGGCAACTGGCGACCGCGGTCTCCAATCAATTCACATAATCAACGTTCTTTTTCGcagtttttttcttcttcatacATATAACCGTTGATTTGCTACGAGGAAGCCACTGATCAGCAGTGTCTCAAAACGTTGTGCTGGGACAATCTTATTGTGTGGAGTTTAATGCAGTGCAGGTAGTGTTTTAGGGACTGACTAGCACCTAGAAGGATGTATAATGGGTG
Encoded here:
- a CDS encoding uncharacterized protein (Compare to YALI0C05973g, no similarity); translation: MTSYYDGVGFLAICGKAESPEPLQFVPQPRVAPPRRTRLNEFAPYPTFRHTPAVLQRPNQHPYLTHQPAHYTPHGIAASGPSGGPGGPAPGPGGGPPPAPPQQQVQQQQVQQMPVASQSPVSQHLGGAPAGTPPLTAAMSPVPRQQLPRAPQQQVGTPGGAGFSAEVAVAVGAQQSPEGLMHGTRATPSPNMRALSMTPRRDSLPGNTSSGSATPRHSASAHKSGRISTAMHPDPKQQYKTEECNICGRPFKGPKASTHKQQHIRRLHPESYMPKRGGKKKVDNRENSVESMPPSQSQSPQQSGGGGFYSGDLANVANVANAAMQFPQ